The following proteins come from a genomic window of Lycium ferocissimum isolate CSIRO_LF1 chromosome 4, AGI_CSIRO_Lferr_CH_V1, whole genome shotgun sequence:
- the LOC132052785 gene encoding large ribosomal subunit protein uL11x, with protein sequence MPPKFDPSQVVEVFVRVTGGEVGAASSLAPKIGPLGLSPKKIGEDIAKETSKDWKGLRVTVKLTVQNRQAKVSVVPSAAALVIKALKEPERDRKKTKNIKHNGNISLDDVIEIAKIMAPRSMAKELSGTVKEILGTCVSVGCTVDGKDPKDLQDEISNGDVEIPEN encoded by the coding sequence ATGCCGCCAAAGTTCGATCCATCCCAAGTTGTGGAAGTTTTCGTCCGTGTGACCGGTGGTGAAGTGGGAGCAGCATCTTCACTCGCACCCAAAATCGGTCCACTCGGTCTTTCCCCTAAAAAAATCGGTGAAGACATCGCTAAAGAAACCTCAAAAGACTGGAAGGGTCTACGTGTCACCGTTAAACTGACTGTGCAAAACCGTCAAGCTAAGGTTTCCGTTGTTCCTTCAGCAGCAGCACTTGTTATCAAGGCTTTGAAGGAACCTGAACGTGACaggaagaaaacaaagaacATTAAGCATAATGGGAATATCTCACTTGATGATGTTATTGAGATTGCTAAGATTATGGCACCAAGATCTATGGCTAAGGAGTTGAGTGGAACTGTTAAGGAGATTTTGGGGACTTGTGTTTCTGTTGGTTGTACTGTTGATGGAAAAGATCCTAAGGATTTGCAGGATGAGATTTCTAATGGTGATGTCGAGATTCCCGAGAACTGA